One Tepidimicrobium xylanilyticum DNA window includes the following coding sequences:
- the zupT gene encoding zinc transporter ZupT, whose product MERMIKLNGNILFAFGLTLFAGLSTGIGSTLAFYTKQTDKKFLSGALGFSAGVMIYVSFIEIFVKAKESLELVYGPTKGYWITTIAFFVGIFIIALIDRFVPSEKNPHEMRDVKEMKGNGIEVEFESEELMRMGLFSALAIAIHNFPEGLATFISAAQDPSLGISIAIAIAIHNIPEGIAVSVPIYFATGSRKKAFSYSFLSGLSEPLGALVGYLILMRIFNEKLFGLVFAAVAGIMVYISLDELLPTAEKYGEHHTAIYGLISGMVVMALSLLLVN is encoded by the coding sequence ATGGAAAGGATGATTAAATTGAATGGTAATATATTATTTGCCTTTGGATTAACCTTATTTGCAGGTTTATCTACGGGTATTGGTAGTACTTTAGCCTTTTATACTAAGCAGACAGATAAGAAATTCTTATCTGGCGCCTTAGGATTTTCAGCAGGAGTTATGATATATGTTTCCTTTATTGAGATATTTGTTAAAGCAAAAGAATCATTAGAATTAGTATATGGTCCAACAAAAGGATATTGGATTACTACTATAGCCTTTTTTGTTGGAATATTTATAATTGCATTGATTGATAGATTCGTTCCTAGTGAAAAGAATCCCCATGAAATGCGGGACGTTAAGGAGATGAAGGGGAATGGTATAGAAGTGGAATTTGAAAGTGAAGAATTAATGAGAATGGGGCTTTTTTCAGCTCTAGCCATTGCAATACATAATTTTCCTGAAGGATTGGCAACCTTTATAAGTGCTGCTCAAGATCCATCTTTAGGTATAAGCATAGCCATTGCCATAGCAATCCATAATATACCTGAGGGAATTGCAGTTTCCGTTCCCATTTATTTTGCAACGGGAAGTCGTAAAAAAGCATTTTCTTACTCTTTTTTATCAGGACTCTCAGAGCCCTTAGGTGCCTTGGTAGGCTATCTTATATTGATGAGAATTTTCAATGAGAAATTATTTGGATTGGTTTTTGCAGCTGTTGCAGGAATTATGGTCTATATATCCTTAGATGAACTGCTTCCAACAGCAGAAAAATATGGAGAACACCATACTGCTATCTATGGACTTATATCAGGCATGGTAGTAATGGCATTGAGCTTATTATTAGTAAATTAA
- a CDS encoding YkuS family protein: MDKRVVVEDSLKEHIDFLKKSGYEVERISKPEDVNNVQSFNYDAVVVSSIDDFSMGTTTFRPSAPVVEAKDKTPREVFNILRTRY; this comes from the coding sequence ATGGATAAAAGGGTAGTTGTTGAAGATTCCTTAAAGGAACATATCGATTTTCTTAAAAAATCAGGATATGAAGTTGAAAGGATAAGCAAACCGGAAGATGTTAATAATGTTCAGTCCTTTAATTATGATGCTGTAGTAGTATCGAGTATAGATGATTTTTCCATGGGAACAACAACCTTTAGGCCTAGTGCGCCTGTTGTAGAAGCTAAAGATAAGACGCCTAGAGAAGTATTCAATATATTGAGAACCAGATATTAA
- a CDS encoding cytochrome c biogenesis CcdA family protein yields the protein MELGNVSIPVAFGAGFLSFFSPCILPLIPAYIMYMAGVSLERELEGKRLIALTRTIGFIIGFTIIFMIMGTSASFLGKLFVRNREIFSKISGVLIILFGLNMMGIVNFKFLNMEKKVKAPNEISNWFSSILMGMAFAAGWTPCFGPVLASILIYASGAATLSKGVYLLFIYSIGMAIPFILTALFINTFSKFLEKAGMALLYIPKIGGLILVIFGILVFFNKIINISRLLL from the coding sequence ATGGAATTAGGAAATGTATCAATACCTGTAGCTTTTGGAGCGGGCTTTTTATCTTTTTTTTCACCATGTATATTGCCGTTGATACCAGCCTATATAATGTATATGGCAGGTGTCAGTTTGGAAAGGGAACTAGAGGGAAAAAGACTTATTGCACTAACAAGGACTATAGGCTTCATAATTGGTTTTACGATTATATTCATGATAATGGGGACATCTGCCAGCTTTTTAGGAAAACTGTTCGTAAGAAATAGGGAAATATTTTCTAAGATAAGTGGAGTCTTAATAATACTTTTTGGTTTGAATATGATGGGAATTGTAAATTTTAAATTTTTGAACATGGAAAAAAAGGTGAAGGCACCCAATGAGATTTCCAATTGGTTTAGTTCTATTCTAATGGGAATGGCTTTTGCTGCTGGATGGACTCCTTGTTTTGGCCCAGTATTGGCATCTATTCTAATTTATGCTAGTGGGGCTGCTACCCTGTCAAAGGGAGTTTATTTATTATTTATATATTCCATAGGGATGGCTATACCTTTCATATTGACAGCATTATTTATCAATACATTCAGCAAGTTCCTTGAAAAAGCTGGAATGGCTCTTTTATATATTCCTAAGATTGGCGGATTGATTCTAGTTATTTTTGGTATATTAGTATTCTTCAATAAGATCATAAATATAAGCAGGCTATTATTGTGA
- a CDS encoding TlpA family protein disulfide reductase: MNKKILVILLIVLVLVWGLYFFTMEDDKGVVEQNPQEQDNVVDDVEDTIGESANDDITELAIDKLAPNFTLESLQGEEVSLEDYRGKIVLINFWGTWCQYCDKEMPDLQRLHEENDDLMVLAIDVMEEREKVEEYIKKGGYDFKVLLDTKGEVARTYLVSGFPTSYFVDKDGILLGGVSGMMTYAQVNQILESIRGN; this comes from the coding sequence GTGAATAAAAAAATTTTAGTCATATTATTGATTGTCTTAGTATTAGTTTGGGGATTATACTTTTTTACTATGGAAGATGACAAGGGAGTTGTAGAACAAAACCCACAAGAGCAGGATAATGTAGTGGACGATGTTGAAGATACTATTGGAGAATCTGCTAATGATGATATAACTGAGTTAGCCATAGACAAGTTAGCTCCTAATTTTACTCTTGAAAGCTTGCAAGGTGAAGAGGTATCCCTAGAAGATTACAGAGGAAAAATAGTGTTAATCAATTTTTGGGGTACTTGGTGTCAATACTGTGATAAGGAAATGCCAGACCTTCAAAGGTTGCATGAGGAAAACGATGATTTAATGGTGTTGGCGATAGACGTGATGGAAGAAAGGGAAAAGGTTGAAGAATATATAAAAAAGGGTGGATATGATTTCAAAGTACTATTAGACACTAAAGGGGAGGTGGCTAGAACTTATTTGGTAAGCGGATTTCCTACTTCCTACTTTGTGGATAAAGATGGTATATTATTAGGAGGGGTGTCAGGGATGATGACATATGCCCAAGTGAATCAGATACTGGAAAGCATAAGGGGAAATTAG
- a CDS encoding prolipoprotein diacylglyceryl transferase family protein, whose protein sequence is MKPFFFTYKNISITWFIFFAMVSATLGYILASILAVEYEEEKNKIQDVYMILLIVGFVGARLGYALIHPNLYKDNIYLLFKISHYNLSLIGGILSSLLALTFISKRYNIKVEKLLNIFIIPFYFSMALGIWVVKFNRLILSLDHIKILGLSLMFLLSALLQLILSKRLNNKYISIIILGIAIILYYIIVRY, encoded by the coding sequence ATGAAGCCATTTTTCTTTACTTATAAAAATATAAGTATAACTTGGTTTATCTTTTTTGCTATGGTTTCTGCCACTTTAGGCTATATACTGGCTAGCATTTTGGCGGTAGAATATGAAGAAGAAAAAAACAAAATACAAGATGTATACATGATTTTGCTTATAGTTGGATTTGTTGGAGCAAGGCTAGGATATGCTTTAATACATCCTAATTTATATAAGGATAATATATATTTATTATTTAAGATTTCCCATTATAATCTATCCCTTATTGGAGGCATACTGTCTAGTCTTTTAGCATTAACCTTTATATCGAAAAGATATAATATTAAGGTCGAGAAACTCTTAAACATTTTCATCATACCTTTTTATTTTTCTATGGCTTTAGGAATATGGGTAGTAAAGTTTAATAGGCTCATATTATCATTAGATCATATTAAGATTTTAGGCTTATCTTTAATGTTCCTATTAAGTGCTTTATTACAACTAATTTTAAGCAAGAGATTAAATAATAAATATATATCCATCATAATTTTGGGCATAGCTATAATTTTATATTATATAATAGTAAGGTATTAA
- a CDS encoding tRNA 2-thiocytidine biosynthesis TtcA family protein, translated as MAENQNKLAGSGCEVLVPTEDRKPLHEIERSIIKRYRKHIWSKFIKAIKEYELIQSGDRIAVAISGGKDSLLMAKLFQELHRHGNGNFELEFIAMDPGYHPDIKQLLIDNCKYLNIPIHIFESGIFEITSRIAEDYPCYMCARMRRGALYGKAQQLGCNKLALGHHFNDVIETTLLNLLCSGNFKTMLPKLKSQNYEGIELIRPLYLIEEEYIKRFIQYSGIWPLNCACMVAAKKIGSKREEIKELIEKLKESFINVDLSIFRAAQNVNMDSILGWEKDGKKYSFLDFYHE; from the coding sequence GTGGCAGAAAATCAAAATAAATTAGCAGGATCTGGATGTGAGGTTTTAGTTCCTACTGAGGATAGAAAACCCCTTCATGAAATAGAGCGTAGCATTATAAAAAGATATAGAAAGCATATATGGAGTAAATTTATTAAAGCTATTAAGGAATATGAATTGATCCAATCTGGAGACAGGATTGCAGTGGCTATATCTGGAGGGAAAGATAGCCTGCTTATGGCTAAGCTATTCCAAGAATTACACCGTCATGGCAATGGAAATTTTGAATTGGAATTCATTGCAATGGATCCAGGTTATCATCCAGATATTAAGCAGCTTTTGATTGATAATTGTAAGTATTTGAATATTCCAATTCATATATTTGAATCTGGAATATTTGAAATAACGAGCAGAATTGCAGAAGACTACCCATGCTACATGTGTGCCAGAATGAGAAGAGGGGCTTTATATGGCAAGGCTCAGCAATTAGGATGTAATAAACTAGCTCTTGGCCATCATTTTAACGATGTAATAGAAACTACTCTTTTAAACCTTTTATGCTCTGGTAACTTTAAAACTATGCTGCCTAAGCTTAAATCTCAGAACTATGAAGGAATAGAACTTATAAGGCCTCTTTATTTGATAGAAGAGGAATATATAAAGAGGTTTATACAGTATAGTGGCATTTGGCCCTTAAACTGTGCTTGTATGGTAGCTGCCAAAAAAATAGGAAGCAAGCGGGAGGAAATAAAGGAATTAATAGAAAAATTAAAGGAAAGCTTTATAAATGTTGACTTATCAATATTTAGAGCAGCTCAAAATGTCAATATGGATAGTATATTAGGCTGGGAAAAGGATGGGAAGAAATATTCTTTTTTAGACTTCTACCATGAATAA
- a CDS encoding GerMN domain-containing protein has product MKRFVAIFLLAIMVFSLSACNKSNAPSNENDISKEEPIEVEEDEIIEPTPNTDEMEVTLYFANKEYIETGDESLEKLIPEKRVIQYGDISLEEMIVKELMKGPESEELSTVIPSNVKLLGVEVADGTAFVNFSSEGLYGGSLQEDFTIDQIVNSLVELGSVDRVQFLVDGQKAETLMGHIEITEPFEP; this is encoded by the coding sequence ATGAAAAGATTTGTAGCTATATTTTTATTAGCAATTATGGTTTTTAGTCTATCTGCATGTAACAAGTCTAACGCTCCTTCTAATGAAAATGACATATCAAAAGAAGAGCCTATTGAAGTAGAAGAAGATGAAATTATAGAACCTACTCCTAATACCGATGAAATGGAAGTAACCCTATACTTTGCAAATAAAGAATATATAGAAACTGGAGATGAAAGTTTAGAAAAGCTTATTCCAGAAAAGAGAGTAATCCAATATGGAGATATTTCCTTAGAAGAGATGATAGTAAAGGAATTAATGAAGGGACCAGAATCGGAGGAATTGAGCACAGTCATACCTTCAAATGTGAAACTATTAGGCGTTGAAGTGGCTGATGGAACTGCCTTTGTAAATTTTTCTAGTGAAGGTCTTTATGGTGGTTCTTTGCAAGAGGATTTTACCATAGATCAAATAGTCAATTCATTAGTTGAATTGGGTAGCGTCGATAGGGTTCAATTCTTAGTAGATGGTCAAAAAGCTGAAACACTGATGGGACATATTGAAATAACTGAACCTTTCGAGCCATAG
- a CDS encoding sensor histidine kinase, translated as MVTISIRYKMLVIYSLIIILAFTSFSILVLNNYKNTQIKNIEISLFQTANIVADTYKRYMENIVSARIMVKSYGKQASSRILVLNSDREVLIDNLNTYLGKTINNEEVRSSLQGQSKSGLYSLNGREILQISVPIISKNIDEDRIVGAVLISASLDSIHKDIEGLKRNMIKISASALALSLILTIIATNNMTKPLKELSYGVEKIFSGDLGYTVKNEYKGEMGRLIEVFNRMSNRLSNIEKSRKNFINTISHELKTPLTSIKVLIESLSIGENSLEIYKEYLDDVYKEAERMEGLVNNLMKSIKLEDMVLNVKEENLGQILSSTIKPILPYAEKNKVKVIFHSIEETIVKCDKDRLKEALLNLLDNAIKYRDEAKEDSFVSITGIKLQDKILITIEDNGIGIDRKSLPNIFQSGFRILEDNSQNGYNIEGYGIGLALVKNIIDKHNWEIVVKSTPKLGSLFTIVIPLH; from the coding sequence TTGGTTACTATTTCAATAAGATATAAAATGCTAGTTATATATAGTTTAATAATCATCCTAGCTTTTACATCATTTAGTATATTGGTACTGAATAACTATAAGAATACTCAGATAAAAAATATAGAAATCAGTTTATTTCAAACTGCCAATATTGTAGCAGATACCTATAAGAGATATATGGAAAATATAGTTTCTGCAAGGATAATGGTTAAAAGCTACGGAAAACAAGCTAGTTCTAGAATACTGGTATTAAATTCGGACAGGGAAGTATTAATTGATAATTTGAATACCTATCTAGGTAAAACCATCAATAATGAAGAGGTGAGAAGTAGTTTACAAGGCCAATCTAAATCAGGATTATATTCATTAAATGGAAGGGAGATATTGCAGATTTCAGTGCCTATCATTTCTAAAAATATTGATGAAGATAGGATTGTAGGTGCTGTCCTTATTTCTGCTTCTCTGGATTCAATACATAAGGATATAGAAGGATTAAAAAGAAATATGATTAAAATCTCTGCTTCAGCATTAGCCCTATCATTAATTTTAACAATTATTGCTACAAACAATATGACCAAACCCTTAAAGGAGCTATCCTATGGAGTAGAAAAGATTTTTTCAGGAGATTTAGGATACACCGTTAAAAATGAATATAAGGGAGAAATGGGAAGATTAATCGAAGTCTTTAATCGTATGAGCAATAGGCTAAGCAATATTGAAAAAAGCAGAAAAAATTTTATAAACACCATTTCCCATGAATTAAAAACTCCCCTTACTTCTATTAAGGTTTTAATTGAGTCCCTCTCTATAGGTGAAAATAGCTTGGAAATCTATAAAGAATATCTTGATGATGTGTATAAGGAAGCAGAGAGGATGGAAGGTTTGGTAAACAATCTTATGAAATCCATAAAGCTAGAGGATATGGTCTTAAATGTTAAAGAAGAGAATTTAGGACAAATATTATCCTCTACCATAAAGCCAATACTCCCTTATGCAGAGAAAAATAAAGTAAAAGTAATCTTTCATAGCATAGAGGAAACTATAGTTAAATGTGATAAAGACCGGCTAAAAGAAGCATTATTGAATTTATTAGATAACGCCATAAAATATAGGGATGAAGCAAAAGAGGATTCTTTCGTTTCAATTACTGGAATAAAATTACAGGACAAGATTCTAATAACTATTGAAGACAATGGAATTGGAATTGACAGGAAAAGCTTACCCAATATATTCCAAAGTGGCTTTAGAATATTAGAGGACAACTCCCAAAATGGATATAATATAGAAGGTTATGGCATTGGGCTTGCCTTAGTAAAAAATATAATTGACAAGCATAATTGGGAAATAGTTGTAAAAAGCACCCCAAAATTAGGTAGTCTTTTTACAATCGTCATTCCCCTTCACTAG
- a CDS encoding response regulator transcription factor has translation MNILVVDDEKLIVKGLKHSLEQQDYKVFVAYNGEEAFQIIESENIDFIILDLMLPDIDGMILCKKIREKYNVPILMLTAKDGDYDKILGFEFGADDYMTKPFNVLELLARIKAITRRLDSEKKKSILSIGSLMINYDERKVFVEEEEKDLTQKEFEILYLLAKNPGRVFTREEIFKYIWEEDPLDVRTIDVHIKNIREKIEKDVKNPKLIKTKWGVGYYFNKI, from the coding sequence ATGAATATTCTAGTAGTTGATGATGAAAAACTGATAGTAAAAGGATTAAAACATAGTTTAGAACAACAAGACTATAAGGTATTCGTTGCTTATAATGGAGAAGAGGCCTTTCAGATTATAGAAAGTGAAAATATCGATTTCATTATTTTAGATTTAATGCTGCCTGATATAGATGGAATGATACTCTGCAAAAAAATTAGGGAAAAATATAATGTGCCTATTCTTATGCTTACGGCAAAGGATGGAGATTACGATAAAATACTTGGTTTTGAATTTGGTGCTGATGATTACATGACAAAACCTTTTAATGTTTTAGAATTATTAGCCCGCATTAAAGCCATTACTAGAAGATTAGATAGTGAAAAGAAAAAATCCATTCTGTCTATAGGATCCTTAATGATAAATTATGATGAGAGAAAAGTTTTTGTAGAAGAAGAGGAAAAAGACCTTACACAAAAGGAATTTGAAATACTCTACCTATTAGCAAAAAATCCGGGAAGAGTTTTTACTAGAGAAGAAATATTTAAATATATATGGGAAGAGGATCCTTTAGATGTAAGGACCATAGATGTCCATATTAAAAATATTAGGGAAAAGATTGAAAAGGATGTTAAGAACCCAAAATTGATCAAGACTAAATGGGGGGTTGGTTACTATTTCAATAAGATATAA
- a CDS encoding YczE/YyaS/YitT family protein, giving the protein MNTRTLSLVKSIVKLFIGYFVCATGIVMTINANLGLAPWDVFHQGLSNVLGITIGRAHILAGLTILIISSIFKEKVGWGTVFNMLFIGIFVDFLMLHHLIPTFKSFVLSFIMMLLGMLVLGFGCYLYISVGWGSGPRDGLMIALVKKTKKSVRFIKNFQEIIAVIIGYLLGGSVGIGTVVMAITGGYFMQFAFKVTKFDVNTIQHRFIDDDIKLIKEMLVGHRKCDEKNR; this is encoded by the coding sequence ATGAACACAAGGACTTTATCATTAGTAAAATCAATTGTAAAACTATTTATTGGCTATTTTGTTTGTGCTACAGGAATAGTAATGACAATAAATGCAAATTTAGGTTTAGCTCCTTGGGATGTTTTCCATCAAGGGCTATCCAATGTATTGGGAATCACCATTGGGAGAGCCCATATTTTAGCTGGATTAACCATCTTAATAATCAGTAGCATATTTAAGGAAAAGGTAGGTTGGGGTACTGTCTTTAATATGTTATTTATAGGTATATTTGTAGATTTTTTGATGCTTCATCATCTAATTCCTACCTTTAAAAGTTTCGTATTAAGTTTCATAATGATGCTTTTAGGGATGTTGGTGTTAGGTTTTGGGTGTTATTTGTATATTAGTGTAGGATGGGGCTCAGGGCCTAGGGATGGTTTGATGATAGCCTTAGTTAAGAAAACCAAAAAATCTGTAAGGTTTATAAAAAACTTTCAGGAAATCATAGCGGTCATAATTGGATATTTACTTGGGGGTAGCGTAGGTATTGGAACTGTAGTTATGGCTATAACTGGAGGATATTTCATGCAATTTGCTTTTAAAGTTACTAAATTTGATGTCAATACTATTCAACATAGATTTATTGATGACGATATTAAGTTAATAAAGGAAATGTTAGTTGGGCATAGGAAATGTGATGAAAAAAATAGATAA
- a CDS encoding phosphoribosylaminoimidazolesuccinocarboxamide synthase yields the protein MKLIAKGKTKDLYELEDGNYLLKFKDDLTGEDGVFDPGANKVGLTIEGAGRSGLKLTKYFFEILKNKGIPTHYIDSNIEEATMTVKPAKVFGNGLEVICRYRAVGSFIRRYGMYAKEGQPLDAYVEITLKDDERNDPLITEDALHMLGILTRDEYRILKELTIKISNVIKEELAKKAIELYDIKLEFGRIDNNQIALIDEISGGNMRAYKDGKYIEPLELEKLILED from the coding sequence ATGAAGCTTATAGCAAAGGGCAAAACCAAAGATCTATATGAATTGGAAGATGGTAACTACCTATTAAAGTTCAAGGACGATTTAACTGGAGAAGATGGTGTATTCGATCCAGGGGCTAATAAGGTAGGATTAACCATTGAAGGGGCAGGTAGGTCAGGCCTTAAATTAACTAAATACTTCTTTGAAATATTGAAGAATAAGGGAATCCCTACCCATTATATTGATTCAAACATTGAAGAAGCCACTATGACCGTAAAGCCAGCCAAGGTATTTGGAAATGGGCTAGAAGTAATCTGCCGTTATAGGGCTGTTGGAAGTTTTATACGTCGCTATGGTATGTATGCTAAAGAAGGTCAGCCTTTAGATGCTTATGTTGAAATTACTCTTAAAGATGATGAAAGGAATGATCCCTTGATTACAGAGGATGCACTACATATGCTGGGAATATTGACCCGGGATGAGTATAGAATATTAAAAGAATTGACCATTAAGATTAGCAATGTCATTAAAGAAGAATTGGCAAAAAAGGCAATAGAACTATACGATATTAAACTAGAATTTGGGAGGATTGATAATAACCAAATTGCATTAATAGATGAGATCTCTGGTGGTAATATGAGAGCCTACAAAGATGGCAAATATATTGAACCTTTAGAGTTGGAAAAGTTAATATTAGAAGATTAA
- a CDS encoding ABC transporter ATP-binding protein, whose amino-acid sequence MTINGRPIITIRNLEKSFGTKKVLKGIDLDIYPGQIIGYIGPNGAGKSTTVKIMLGLIGNYTGEVEILGENISSGNVEYKRKIGYVPETSEVYDNLTGREYLTFIGELYGMAYDEADEKAKKLMELFGLKQVYDSRISSYSKGMRQKVLIISSLLNNPEILFLDEPLSGMDANSVMIFKEILSELKAQGTTIFYSSHIMEVVEKISSRIVLINDGLIVADGTFEELREESMEGSLEGIFNQLTGFKGHEKIAKEFASIVQGVDYYERV is encoded by the coding sequence TTGACAATAAACGGTAGACCTATTATAACTATAAGGAATTTAGAAAAATCTTTTGGTACTAAAAAGGTTTTAAAGGGGATAGATCTAGACATATATCCTGGCCAAATTATAGGATATATAGGACCAAACGGTGCTGGGAAGAGTACAACGGTGAAAATAATGTTAGGGTTAATCGGAAATTATACTGGAGAGGTGGAGATTTTAGGGGAGAATATATCCAGCGGGAACGTGGAGTATAAGAGAAAAATAGGCTATGTCCCAGAAACTTCAGAAGTTTACGATAATCTAACCGGAAGGGAATATTTAACTTTCATAGGTGAATTATATGGCATGGCTTACGATGAGGCTGATGAGAAAGCCAAAAAGCTTATGGAACTATTTGGCTTAAAACAGGTATACGATTCGCGAATATCCTCTTATTCAAAAGGGATGAGGCAAAAAGTGTTGATAATCTCCAGCTTATTAAATAACCCAGAAATATTATTTTTAGACGAGCCTTTAAGTGGTATGGATGCTAATAGCGTAATGATATTTAAGGAAATATTGTCGGAATTAAAAGCTCAAGGAACAACCATATTCTATTCATCCCATATAATGGAAGTAGTTGAGAAAATAAGCAGTAGAATTGTGTTGATAAACGATGGTCTGATAGTTGCAGATGGGACTTTTGAAGAATTGAGGGAAGAGTCCATGGAGGGATCCTTAGAGGGAATTTTCAACCAGCTAACAGGTTTTAAGGGGCATGAGAAGATAGCAAAAGAATTTGCTTCAATAGTGCAAGGGGTAGATTATTATGAAAGAGTTTAG
- a CDS encoding D-alanine--D-alanine ligase family protein → MKVGVFWRKFRNVEQQRRITPDKIYDDAYEEAYHHYSALKSAGYDVCLIEWKKDPRKTLEDIKRQKVDIIFNASSLKEIAFLETFGIPYVGSGIDLVPLNKAQRKEIVAYNKLPTPKFTIVDDADNIPDIDLNYPLFVKPIEGRGSAGISDENIIYEPEQLPKVVRKITDKIGQKALIEEFIEGREVTVGIIGYRNPKVLPIVEIEYNSTKTNTFEHKMYDKEIIHCPANIRKEEEKRIKNVALKVYKILNAKDYSRIDMILGKDGIPYFLEINTFAGLTMDSQKDEEGNMKVHHGYMGYAAKAAGMTSDKFIGIILESAIERYGLRDEDSKKLTS, encoded by the coding sequence ATGAAAGTGGGTGTATTTTGGAGAAAATTCAGAAATGTTGAACAACAAAGGAGAATTACACCCGATAAAATTTACGATGATGCCTATGAGGAGGCTTACCATCACTATTCTGCCCTAAAATCTGCTGGTTATGATGTCTGTCTTATAGAATGGAAAAAGGACCCCAGAAAAACGCTGGAAGATATAAAAAGGCAAAAAGTTGATATTATATTTAATGCATCTAGTTTGAAAGAAATTGCCTTTTTGGAAACCTTTGGAATTCCTTATGTAGGGTCAGGAATAGACCTTGTACCTTTGAATAAAGCTCAAAGGAAGGAAATTGTAGCTTATAATAAACTTCCTACCCCAAAGTTTACCATTGTAGATGATGCAGACAATATTCCTGATATAGATTTAAACTATCCTCTTTTTGTAAAACCCATAGAGGGAAGGGGAAGTGCAGGGATTAGCGATGAAAATATCATATATGAGCCAGAGCAATTGCCTAAGGTTGTTAGAAAGATTACAGATAAAATTGGGCAAAAGGCATTAATTGAAGAATTTATTGAGGGTAGGGAAGTAACCGTTGGAATCATAGGCTATAGAAATCCAAAAGTATTGCCTATTGTAGAGATAGAATACAATTCTACTAAAACCAATACCTTCGAGCATAAGATGTATGATAAAGAGATCATACATTGTCCTGCCAATATCAGAAAAGAAGAGGAAAAACGCATCAAAAATGTAGCTTTGAAGGTATATAAAATATTAAATGCTAAGGATTATTCTAGAATAGATATGATACTGGGGAAAGATGGTATACCATATTTCCTAGAAATAAATACCTTTGCAGGCCTTACTATGGACTCCCAAAAAGATGAGGAAGGAAATATGAAGGTACATCATGGGTATATGGGCTATGCTGCAAAGGCTGCTGGAATGACATCAGATAAGTTCATAGGCATCATTTTAGAAAGCGCAATTGAAAGATATGGATTAAGAGATGAGGATTCAAAAAAATTAACCTCCTAA